One window of Lycium ferocissimum isolate CSIRO_LF1 unplaced genomic scaffold, AGI_CSIRO_Lferr_CH_V1 ctg6322, whole genome shotgun sequence genomic DNA carries:
- the LOC132045218 gene encoding uncharacterized protein LOC132045218 isoform X2 yields the protein MICRPRSAGGLQVLDLITWNKAAIGKLLWALAMKKEKLWVLWVHTFYIKGQDLSTMPVPKQPCWIVRKFFEARKWMQNQVDLVQSLQPMMKDGTYSIKTAYGMLQPQFSRAAWRNLVLVKGALPRHQFILWIALHQRLATVDRLTKWVIQVQKDCVLCNSSLEETFGHLFFECHYSRYVWCSLLRWMNIQRQPGDWNTETGWMQNQLRNSRPRAGILGFMFAAAVYNVWIEMNNRRFKQKAISTTKMLREIALQVHIAGQQKQKWLSHLSRLQGVPT from the coding sequence ATGATCTGCAGACCAAGATCAGCTGGAGGATTACAAGTGCTTGATCTGATTACATGGAATAAGGCTGCTATAGGAAAGTTGTTATGGGCATTGgctatgaagaaagaaaaactatGGGTCCTGTGGGTTCACACTTTCTACATAAAAGGGCAAGATCTATCTACTATGCCAGTACCAAAACAGCCTTGCTGGATAGTGAGGAAGTTCTTTGAGGCAAGGAAATGGATGCAAAATCAGGTAGATTTGGTGCAGAGCTTACAACCTATGATGAAGGATGGCACTTACAGTATCAAAACTGCATATGGTATGCTACAGCCACAGTTCTCTAGAGCTGCATGGAGAAACCTGGTTTTGGTAAAAGGGGCATTACCTAGGCACCAGTTTATACTGTGGATTGCATTACACCAAAGACTAGCAACTGTGGACAGATTGACAAAATGGGTTATACAAGTCCAAAAAGACTGTGTACTTTGCAACTCCAGCCTTGAAGAGACTTTTGGGCACCTGTTCTTTGAATGTCATTACTCAAGGTATGTGTGGTGTTCTTTGCTGAGATGGATGAATATACAGAGGCAACCAGGGGATTGGAATACTGAGACAGGATGGATGCAGAACCAACTTAGGAACAGCAGACCAAGAGCTGGAATTCTGGGATTTATGTTTGCAGCTGCTGTGTATAATGTGTGGATTGAAATGAACAACAGGAGGTTCAAGCAGAAGGCTATATCAACGACCAAAATGCTGAGGGAAATTGCACTGCAAGTTCATATTGCTGGCCAGCAGAAGCAGAAATGGCTGAGTCATCTGAGCAGATTACAAGGAGTACCTACTTAG
- the LOC132045218 gene encoding protein MICROTUBULE BINDING PROTEIN 2C-like isoform X1 — MYEQQQLFDLQDNNNGTFGNVGADPSCWLSNETPRGASTATANANVDPLLFNDLVQIVPLVQSLIDRKAKTSFNRRGSMTYTKMPSRESLYKKSSEAKGRNTSQSTATKKHRDQNKNVGNNQDGCAENFSMSSSRSSLTEKDREELMSLRVQVEDLQKKLLEKDELLKEADILKNEITAAYAELDELKKGISEKDFSLKSTQVQLSDAQVKLADKKAAVERLEWEAMTSSNKVERLQEDVDRVQDEISSFMQFVRALTENDSRGSAEEYDVIPYLWDRSVEIDNLNGTEMQKLEEAREAFIAAVAAAKENEDEAYLSAAATARSYLQSLVLTT; from the exons ATGTATGAGCAGCAACAGTTGTTTGATTTGCAAGACAACAACAATGGCACATTTGGGAATGTGGGAGCAGATCCAAGTTGTTGGCTTTCGAATGAAACTCCACGTGGAGCCTCCACTGCAACTGCAAATGCAAATGTTGATCCCTTGCTCTTCAATGACCTTGTCCAGATTGTCCCTCTTGTTCAATCCCTCATT GATCGGAAGGCGAAAACTTCATTCAATAGAAGAGGATCGATGACCTACACCAAAATGCCTTCAAGAGAGTCACTTTACAAGAAG AGTTCTGAAGCAAAAGGAAGAAATACAAGCCAATCAACTGCAACAAAGAAGCATAGGGACCAAAATAAGAATGTCGGCAATAACCAAGATGGATGTGCTGAGAACTTTTCGATGTCTTCTTCAAGATCATCACTAACAGAAAAGGATAGAGAAGAATTGATGTCTTTGAGGGTGCAAGTGGAAGAtcttcaaaagaaattattggAGAAAGATGAACTGTTGAAAGAAGCAGATATCTTGAAGAATGAAATAACAGCTGCTTATGCTGAACTTGACGAACTGAAAAAAGGTATTTCAGAGAAGGACTTTTCACTGAAGTCGACTCAAGTACAACTGTCTGATGCACAG GTTAAGTTAGCTGACAAGAAAGCAGCTGTAGAGAGGCTAGAATGGGAAGCAATGACTTCCAGCAACAAAGTGGAGAGACTCCAAGAAGATGTAGACAGGGTGCAGGACGAAATTTCATCATTCATGCAGTTTGTGCGAGCATTGACGGAGAATGATTCCAGGGGATCGGCTGAAGAATATGATGTTATCCCTTATTTATGGGATCGAAGCGTTGAAATT GATAACTTGAATGGAACGGAAATGCAGAAACTGGAGGAGGCAAGAGAAGCTTTTATTGCAGCAGTTGCTGCTGCTAAAGAGAATGAAGATGAAGCATACCTTTCTGCAGCTGCCACAGCAAGATCATACCTGCAATCACTTGTTCTGACAACATAA